The Labrus mixtus chromosome 16, fLabMix1.1, whole genome shotgun sequence genome window below encodes:
- the naxe gene encoding NAD(P)H-hydrate epimerase isoform X1, with the protein MMLHVKEFPSLWMLSVRALFGIGFLVTSRSASALAQTGACQLSAAANNHKRDCFSSRAASTMAQTIKYLGQEEAQHIDEELFSEYGFSVDQLMELAGLSCATAVTKAYPVTSLVKAKPSLLVICGPGNNGGDGLVCARHLKLFGYEPTILYPKRPNKPLFQGLTTQCQKMEIPFLTEMPEAKIIDEAYNLVIDAIFGFSFKGAVREPFGSILDVLKKTTVPIASIDIPSGWDVEQGSADGLQPDMLISLTAPKKSASLFRGRYHFLGGRFVPPGLERKYQLNLPQYPGTDCVLRL; encoded by the exons atgATGCTTCATGTGAAG GAGTTTCCATCCCTCTGGATGTTGAGTGTGCGGGCTCTGTTTGGGATCGGCTTCCTGGTGACCTCGAGGTCGGCGTCGGCTCTCGCTCAGACGGGGGCATGCCAGCTGTCTGCTGCCGCTAACAACCACAAGAGGGACTGCTTCAGCAGCAGAGCGGCATCCACCATGGCTCAGACCATCAAATACCTTGG GCAGGAGGAGGCCCAGCACATTGACGAGGAGCTCTTCAGTGAATACGGCTTCAGTGTGGATCAGCTGATGGAGCTGGCTGGACTCAGCTGTGCCACCGCCGTCACAAAG GCGTATCCAGTTACATCTCTGGTCAAGGCCAAACCCTCCCTGCTGGTGATTTGTGGACCGGGAAACAACGGAGGCGATGGCCTGGTCTGTGCCCGACATCTCAAACTCTTT GGCTACGAGCCGACCATCCTGTACCCGAAGAGGCCAAACAAGCCTCTGTTCCAGGGGCTGACCACGCAGTGCCAGAAAATGGAGATCCCCTTCCTGACTGAGATGCCTGAG gctAAAATCATTGATGAGGCTTACAACCTGGTGATAGACGCCATCTTCGGCTTCAGCTTTAAGGGTGCCGTGCGAGAGCCTTTCGGTTCCATCCTGGACGTTTTGAAGAAGACGACGGTCCCCATAGCCAGCATCGACATCCCCTCAG gctgggACGTGGAGCAGGGCAGTGCAGACGGACTGCAGCCCGACATGCTCATCTCTCTGACGGCTCCCAAGAAGTCCGCCTCCTTGTTCAGAGGACGATATCACTTCCTGGGAGGACGCTTTGTGCCTCCTGGACTAGAGAGGAAGTACCAGCTCAACCTGCCTCAGTACCCCGGCACAGACTGCGTGTTACGACTGTAG
- the scn1bb gene encoding sodium channel, voltage-gated, type I, beta b — protein sequence MAAAAGTAHLLLLSLLCSLFVYQCDGACAEVDSDTEAVAGKGFKLGCISCKRRSEVDGAATVEWYFRAKGEADFVHIYTYNEDGPTIEHDHFIDRVDWNGSKRSNDIQDASIYLLNVTFNDSGTYQCFLNRILFYEFYEYNTVINKVVHLTVVAKATRGTASIVSEVMMYVTIIGLQVWLLIEMIYCYRKIAAAGEEALREAANAEYLAIASESKDNMAGVQVGE from the exons atggcagcagcagcaggaacagcacacctcctgctcctctcccttCTCTGCAGCCTGTTCG TGTACCAGTGTGACGGGGCGTGTGCAGAAGTGGACTCTGACACGGAGGCCGTAGCAGGAAAGGGCTTCAAGCTGGGCTGCATCTCCTGcaagaggaggagtgaggtgGATGGAGCCGCCACAGTCGAGTGGTACTTCAGGGCCAAAGGAGAGGCCGACTTTGTTCAT ATCTACACCTACAACGAAGACGGCCCCACCATCGAACACGACCACTTCATTGACCGCGTAGATTGGAACGGAAGTAAGAGAAGCAACGACATCCAGGATGCGTCTATATACCTGCTCAACGTCACCTTCAACGACTCGGGAACCTACCAATGCTTCTTAAACCGCATCCTCTTCTACGAGTTCTACGAGTACAACACCGTCATCAACAAGGTGGTGCACCTCACCGTGGTGGCTAAAG CCACCAGAGGAACGGCCTCCATCGTGTCTGAGGTCATGATGTACGTGACCATCATTGGCCTTCAGGTCTGGCTCCTCATAGAGATGATATACTGTTACCGGAAGATCGCAGCAGCTGGGGAAGAAGCATTACGAGAAGCAGC aAATGCTGAATATTTAGCCATAGCCTCGGAAAGTAAAGACAACATGGCGGGGGTGCAGGTCGGAGAATAG
- the naxe gene encoding NAD(P)H-hydrate epimerase isoform X2, whose translation MLSVRALFGIGFLVTSRSASALAQTGACQLSAAANNHKRDCFSSRAASTMAQTIKYLGQEEAQHIDEELFSEYGFSVDQLMELAGLSCATAVTKAYPVTSLVKAKPSLLVICGPGNNGGDGLVCARHLKLFGYEPTILYPKRPNKPLFQGLTTQCQKMEIPFLTEMPEAKIIDEAYNLVIDAIFGFSFKGAVREPFGSILDVLKKTTVPIASIDIPSGWDVEQGSADGLQPDMLISLTAPKKSASLFRGRYHFLGGRFVPPGLERKYQLNLPQYPGTDCVLRL comes from the exons ATGTTGAGTGTGCGGGCTCTGTTTGGGATCGGCTTCCTGGTGACCTCGAGGTCGGCGTCGGCTCTCGCTCAGACGGGGGCATGCCAGCTGTCTGCTGCCGCTAACAACCACAAGAGGGACTGCTTCAGCAGCAGAGCGGCATCCACCATGGCTCAGACCATCAAATACCTTGG GCAGGAGGAGGCCCAGCACATTGACGAGGAGCTCTTCAGTGAATACGGCTTCAGTGTGGATCAGCTGATGGAGCTGGCTGGACTCAGCTGTGCCACCGCCGTCACAAAG GCGTATCCAGTTACATCTCTGGTCAAGGCCAAACCCTCCCTGCTGGTGATTTGTGGACCGGGAAACAACGGAGGCGATGGCCTGGTCTGTGCCCGACATCTCAAACTCTTT GGCTACGAGCCGACCATCCTGTACCCGAAGAGGCCAAACAAGCCTCTGTTCCAGGGGCTGACCACGCAGTGCCAGAAAATGGAGATCCCCTTCCTGACTGAGATGCCTGAG gctAAAATCATTGATGAGGCTTACAACCTGGTGATAGACGCCATCTTCGGCTTCAGCTTTAAGGGTGCCGTGCGAGAGCCTTTCGGTTCCATCCTGGACGTTTTGAAGAAGACGACGGTCCCCATAGCCAGCATCGACATCCCCTCAG gctgggACGTGGAGCAGGGCAGTGCAGACGGACTGCAGCCCGACATGCTCATCTCTCTGACGGCTCCCAAGAAGTCCGCCTCCTTGTTCAGAGGACGATATCACTTCCTGGGAGGACGCTTTGTGCCTCCTGGACTAGAGAGGAAGTACCAGCTCAACCTGCCTCAGTACCCCGGCACAGACTGCGTGTTACGACTGTAG